The Flavobacterium johnsoniae UW101 genomic interval CTGTATGGGTTTAGCTCATCAAACAGGAAATATGGTGATAGGATTAAATACATATCGTCTGTTTTCTAATAATGCTAATGCTCTTGAAGCCTTTAAAGGAGTGGAAATTGCAGTACTTTCATCTAGCTGCGAAGAAGAACTCGAAGGAGTCACTGTTCTAAAGAATATTGATGCGGTTAGGGAATTTTACAAAGCAAAAGGATATTCAAAAATATTTGTTGCCGGCGGTGCCTATACCTATCAATCTTTTCTAAAAGAAGGACATGCAGATGAATTTTACATCAACTATCTTCCCATTTTAACAGCTGCAGGAGCACTTCTTGTTAGTCATATACCAGCTGATAAAATTCTTGAAATAAAAGAAAATAAAGTAATTGCAGAAAATATTGTTCAACTGCACTTTACAACAAAATAATGTCAATTTTAGAAAACAATAAAATGAAAAAAGCGGTATTATTTGGAGCCAGTGGCTTTGTTGGTTCTGAATTGCTTTTAAAATTATTAAACAACCCGATTTACGAAGAAGTAACTATTGTTGTAAGGAAACCATTAAATAGTACTCATTCTAAGTTGAGAATTTTAATAGGTGACTTTAATTCAATGCCTGGTTTAATTGAAAAAATTAGTGCTGATACTGTTTTTATTGCCCTTGGTGCCATTCAGAACAGCAGACAAAACTCAGATGAATTTTATCAAATTGATCATGATTATCCTGTAATAGCAGCAAAAATATTAAAAGAAAATGGAGCAAAATCTGTTTTTCTGGTAACAGCAGCCGGAGCAAATCCAAATTCAAAATTCAGGTACATAAAAACAAAAGGAGAAACTGAAAGAGACATTATTGCATTAGATTTTGAATTCACCCATATTTTCAGACCTACTATGATTGTTGGAAATCGAAAAGATAAACGTCCGTTCGAAAAAATCGGAATGAAAATATGGAAACTTATTCATCCTGTTTTTATTGGCAGACAGACTGATTACAAAGAAATCGACGCAAAAGAAATTGCAAAAGCAATGAATAACGCTTCTTTAAATCAGACAGAAAAAGTTAAGATTTACAATTGGAAAGAGATGAAATTTTACTCTAATTCTAAAGAACAAATTACACTGGTATAAAAAAATAATGCTAAACTTTTTTCTCTAACTTAATTTTCTAAATGAAATAAAATGAGTCACATAATTTCTTAAGGCCCAAATTTAGTAGATTTGTATTAATCCATTCCAATGAGTCTACAATGAGTGAAAAAGACACCGCCACAAGGTCATTATATGATTTGTACATCGAATTAGGTGTATCAGTAGATATGCTTGACCCAAAAGCCGGCTTCGCTGTAGTTAATTTAAACGATGTCGGTTTTGAGCTGCCTTATAAATCGCCTCCATTTAGGCCCAACTATTTTTCGTTCCTATTTGTAAAAAAAGGTTCCGGACAATACACAATTGACAACCAAACTTTCCTGACTGAACCTGGATCTATTTATTTTACAAATCCAAGTAATTACAGAACCTTTGAATGGAACACAATTGATGAAATTTATTTAATTTGTTTTGATGAAACTTTCCTGAAAGAAAATGTACATCAGGATGTTTTTAATGAATTTTCGTTTTTATTGACCGAAACGGTACAGCCCAAAATATTGAATGTTGCGTTTTATCAGCAAATTGAACAACTCTATCTTCAAATTCACAAGGAATATTTAAACAATTCCAGATATAAGTACAGAATAATAGGCAGCTTGTTTGTTGTGTTATTAATAAAGATAAAGGAATATTTTTGGGAAGATTATAATCCTATATATGAAGGTAATCGCTCCTCACAGATTGTAAAAGATTTTAAGCGTACATTAGAACAGCATTATCGCGATTTAAGCAGCGGTAAAACTCAGACTGTTTTTAGAGTGCAGGATTATGCCAATACTCAAAATTTGCATCCCAATTATTTAAGCACGGTAATAAAAAGCAAAACAGGAAAACCTATCGCCACATGGATTGCCGATAAAACAATATCAGAAGCCAAATCTTTACTACAAAATTCAACAATCTCGATCAAAGAAATTGCTTTCCTGCTTGGTTTTTCAGAAGCGGCTCATTTTAGCAATTACTTTAAAAAACATACCAATACCTCTCCTGTCCTATACCGGAAGGAACACATCTCCAACTAAAAAATCAAGCCTGCAAATTTAAATTTGCAGGCTTTTTTTATTAATGCCTCAACCAATTTCAGAAAAACGACAGCTGCAAATTCTAAATATTTAAAATTTGCATGCAATGCTTTATTCCTTGCAATATTCGACGCTTACCACCGCCATACATTTGTCCTGTCAAATTAGAACAACATTTTAAAATCATTTAAAAAATTAAAATCATGAAAAAATTAAACAACAAAACAGCAGTAATTACAGGCTCAGTTAGAGGATTAGGAAAAGCAATTGCAGAAAGATATGCTGCAATGGGTGCAGACATCGTAATTAATTATTCGAAAGACAAAGCTTCGGCAGATGCGGTTTTAAGCACTATTAAAGCAATGGGGGTAAAAGCAATTGCTGTTCAGGCTGATGTGAGCAAAGTGGCCGATTTGGAAAGATTGTTTGCTGAGGCAAAAGCGGCATTTGGAAAAATTGATATTGTAGTGGCCAATGCAGGAATCGAAATGGTAGAAGTTCCTGTTACTGAATTTACAGAAGAACAATTTGATAAAGTATTTTCTATTAATACTAAAGGAACTTATTTTACGCTTCAGCAGGCTGCGAAACACATTGAAGATAACGGTAGAATTATTTACATCGCTTCGAGTACTACTTCTTTCCCCGTTCCCGGAATGGCTGTTTACGGAGGAAGCAAAACTACGCCAAGATATTTAGTCGATATTTTATCTAAAGAAATAGGACATCGAGGTGTAACAGTGAACTCAATTATCCCATTTGCTGTAGATCACTCAGGAATATTTGCAGAGGCAGACAGCTATCCGGAACTAAGAAAACAATTGTTAGACAGCTGCCCGATGAGACGATTGGCAGAAGTGGAAGACGTAGCAAATGCGGCTGAATTTTTCGCAAGTGATTTATCTTCTTTTGTAAGCGGACAACACTTATTGGTAAATGGCGGAGCTACAAACTAAAATCAAACCGTCTATGAAAACATTAATAATGGGACTGTTTTTTACTTGTTTTGCCTGCGGGCATCCCACAAATAAATTAGAGAAAGTGAATTTAGATAAAATAAAGAATCAAACGGTAAAAAAAGCCATTGAGGCTTTGCAAAATGCCGATGAAATTGCATGGTTTTCATTATTTAGTGAAAATGCCCAACTGTATGATGATGGGAGTAAAAAGAATTTTAAAAGTTTTTTTAGAAGAGCATTAGGACATGAACAATTTACTTCGATTGACAAAACAGAGAACAATTCACTTGACATTTACGGAAAATTTCATAGTGATCTCTGGGGCAATTTTAAAACTTATTTCAAATTTCAAATCAATAAAGAGGGAAAAATTACAAGACTAGATATCGGACAGGCAAATTATTAAGGTTTTGTTTTTTTAAGAATAAACCCTAGAAGCAATCTTTAAAATGTATAAGTAATCCTTTAGGGTTTGCATTTTTAAAAATTAAAAAATAACAACCTTTGTATCAACAAATTAAAACAACAAATAAATTAAAAAACATAACTATGAAAAGTTTAAACAACAAAGTAATTCTGGTAACAGGAGCTTCCAGAGGAATTGGTGCAGCAGTAGCTAAAAATTTAGCCGGAAGAGGCGCAAAAATTATCGTTAATTATTCTGGCAGCCTGCAAGCTGCAGAAGAAACTGTGAATGCAATTAAAAATGCCGGAGGCAATGCTATTGCTGTTCAGGCAGACGTTAGTAAATCAAACGAAGTAAAAACATTGTTTGATAAGGCTATTGCTCACTACGGTAAAATTGATGTATTGGTAAACAATGCTGGTATTATGATTACCAAATTGATAAAAGATACCACAGATGAAGATTTTACAAGACAATTTGATATCAATGTAAGAGGTACTTTCAATACCCTTAGAGAAGCAGCTACAAGATTGGCTGATAATGGAAGTATTATCAATTTTTCTACTTCTGTAAATAGAATTATGCTGCCTACATACAGCACTTATGTCGCTACAAAAGCAGCAGTTGAACAATTAACCCGGGTAATGGCTAAAGAAGTTGGCGCGAGAGGAATCAACATTAACTCTATCTCTCCGGGTCCAACAAATACAGAGCTTTTTACAAACGGAAAACCTCAGGAAGTTATAGACAGATTAGCTTCACTTTCTGCTTTTAATCGTCTTGGAGAACCGGAAGATATTGCACAGACAGTTGCATTTTTAGCCAGCGACGATGCCAAATGGATTACGGCTCAAAACATTGGAGTTAATGGCGGAATGGCCTAACTCACAGACATACTAATTAGTATAAAACTTAAAAATATAAATGCTCATGAAAACTTTTCAAACCGCCATCATTTTTGGCCTTTTTGGAGCAGCTGCTGTTTCCATATCGTTCGCGGCCCAATGGCCAACCTGGGTTATGTTTATTGCCTGGGTGAGTTATTACATTTTTGGAAAAAATATTAAAAACTCAGCATTTGCTTTTATCCAAATTATTTTAGGGATTTTAATGGGCGCCATGATCCAATTAACCGGAATATTTTTGGGCAGTTATCTCGGGGCAATTGGCCTGCCTGTATCCATATTTATTTTTATTGGTTCATTGGCTTACATTTCAAAAATAAAAAGCTTAAGTACTATCCCTGCTTGGTTTCTAGGACTTATCGTATTCTTTGGTATTCATCCAAAACTTGAGCCTCTTTCACTTTTAGAACTGGGAGTACCGCTTATTTTCGGATTCATTTTTGCCTTTTTAAACGATACTGCAGTGCATAAAATTCAATCTGCTCCTGGACATTAGACAAGAACACTTCTTCACTTTCTGATTATGATATGTTTTCCCTTCAAACGATTATCTAAATTTATTAGAAATTAAAATCAGGAACAACTATATACTTCAATGTACCACTTTTCAATTTTATTAATTTGAATGTTTTCGAGTAATATCATGTTAACTAAATATCTATAAATTGAATTTCAAAACAAAGACTAACAATAGTAGTACATTGAAGTACTTAGTTATCTTGGAGTAGCCTTCGAATTTGCCACAAAAAGTTAAGACAGTCAATATTTACATAAAATCTCGAATAGTTTTTCTTTTTTTCTTAATTTTACGTTTAAACAAAACGAAATTATAAAATTCATTTTAAACAAGGTAATCTATTCAAAAGTTTCTTTTTGTCTAAAATATTTTAAATTTAAATTTCGTGGCCACATCTTTGCGCATGACCTTTTCGAAACTAGGAATTAAGCAAAATAAAGGGTTAACTGCTTTCAGTTCGAATATATTAAACAGAGGCAAAAAAATTACAAAAGCCGCGATTTCAAGTTTTATGGCAAAATCGTGGCACATAGTGTTTTTGAAATCCACTAATCCGGTAAAATAAGACTTTAAGAAACTTAGGTTAGAAACTGTATTAATATATACATCAAGACCCCTCTAAAATACTTCTCGAAAGAATTACAATCTGTTTTTTGAGTTGATAGTCTTAATCTCTACTTTCTATTTTTAAATTTCCGTTTCAATAAAATTAAGTTTAGTTTTATATTATCATAAATTAGCCCCCCTAGTAATACAAAACCACCAAGAAATAAAACCTGCAGTCCTATTCTTGAATAAAAAACACCTCCTATGATGCCCCCAATAAAAAAAAAGCTGATAATTGTAATCCGCAACTTAATTGAAGAAAAAAGTTCGGCTTTCTTATTTTGTTCCCAGTAAAAGAAAAGTTGAGATAGCTCAATACCTAAATCGGTAAACAAGCCCGTTAAGTGGGTAGTCCGGACAATAGAATTTGAGATCCTAGTAACAAATGAATTTTGCAATCCCATTGCATAAAGCAATGTAAAAGAAATTAGATTGGGAAAGGTGGCAATTAGATCATCTCCAAAGGTGGCAATAAAAAATAAAATTCCAATCTCAATAGAAGCTGGAATGAGATGTACAATATTTTCTCTTCTGCGGACTACTAATTCCATCAGAAAGCTTGATGAGAAAGACCCCAAGAAAAAGAAAAATATATAACCGAAGTAGATAAATGCTGTGAAGAAATCAAGTTTAAAAATTTCATCTACAAAAAACGCAAAATGTCCGGTGACATTTGTTGTGAGGGTTTGAACTGAAAAAAAACCTGCAACATTAACCATTCCTGCAACAAACGAAAGTAGAGAAGCAATTTTTAGATTATGTTTTAAGTTTCTTTTTTTTCCCAGATGTTTGAACATTTTAATAATCCTTTTATAAATTTGAATAGTTCTTCACTACCAAAGCATTATATTACAAATACGTTTCTTCTATGAATTATGTACTCTTTTTTAGGTGTTAATTATTCTTGCAAACAAATAACTATCGAAATTCAAATAAAATTTTATTTTTCGCAAGCCAGATTGCTTAATTTTTATAGCATTATCATCAATAAAAATTGGCTATATGGGTTAGTTGTTGAAAATTCATTAATTGAATTTTACGTCCCTCCATCCAAATAAGATTTTCACTTTTAAAATCATGTAGTACCCTTGCCAGGGTTTCATTTACAGTGCCTACCATATTGGCTAAATCTCCCCTTGAAAGTGTAATAAAAACATCTTTTGGGTCATCATTTATTTTATATTTATCATGTAGAATCAATAAACTAAGGGCTACTCGCTCTCTTACGGTTCGCTGCGATAAAACGGCCATCAAATTTGCCATCACACTAAACTCATAACTGAGGCATTTTAAAAGCAATCGTGAAAATACTACAGAATTATTAAGGACATTAAAAAAATCGTCTTTTGGTATAAATGAAATAACTGAATTTTCAATAACCACGGCGGTATCTCCATATGCCTGCTCACTTAGTATGGCTGTATAACCAAAAAACTCTCCTGAATTGTAGATATAAATAATTTGTTCCCTTCCTTCATTATCAACCTTGTATTTTTTGACTTTACCGGTTTGAATATAAAAAATACCTGTAGGCAATGTCCCCTCAGTAAATATTGTCTGGTTTTTAACATATTTTTTACTTTGCATTACCTTTTCAAGCAGATCCTTGTCACATTGAGGCAACTCGTTTAAAACATACTGATTATTGAAGATAAATTTTGAAATCATAGCTAATTTCAAAGTTACAATATTTTTTCCATGTCTTTTTAAAACTTGATTTAAATCAAGTTTTAAATACCATTTTAATCAACTAAATCGATTTCAAATCTGTCTACTTTTGTACAATTTAAAATAAAATTTTATCTCAATTGAGAATCATGAAACATATAGCACAACTGAAAGGTATTGGTATTAATGCCTCTAAAAAAATCCATTGGAATTTATCTGAACTTATATTGGTCACTGAAGCAGGGATAACTGAACCCCAAACCACTTTTTCTGCATGCTTTGGCAAACCCTTTTTACCGCTGCATCCGGCAAAATATGCAGAATTACTGGGAAGCAAACTAAAAGAAAATAATGTAAATGTCTGGCTTATCAACACTGGCTGGTCCGGCGGAGCGTATGGGGTTGGAGAGCGTATAAAGCTTTCTTACACCAGGGCAATGATTACCGCTGTATTGGAAAATAAACTGGAGAAAACAGATTTTACAGAGCACTCTGTATTTGGATTACAAATGCCTGTTTCCTGCCCCGGTGTTCCTTCGAAAATCTTAAACCCGAAAAATACCTGGAATGATAAAACAGTTTATGATACAATGGCACAGAATCTTGCAGATCAGTTTGTAGCGAATTTTAAAACTTTTGAAAATTTTGCCAATGAAGAAATTCGCAGCGGAGCACCTGTTACCCTTCAATATAATCTATAACTAAGCTAAAATTGGATAGTCCTATCGTCACTAAATCCATACTGCAGTGTCCAGAATGCTGCTCTAAATATACAGAGAGAATACTGCTCAAAGGTAAAACATTAAGCAGCAGGTGCGTGTTCTGCAGTGCAGTTTTTGAAATAACCGAGCCACATCAATGCTGCATCTATTGTGCATACGGGAATGTTCCGTGTCCGGAAAAACAAAACAAAATTAAAAAACAATAAAAAATGGAAATACCTAAAAACCTTTTATACACACAAGACCACGAATGGGTAAAAATCGAAAATGATACAGCCTATATTGGAATTACTGATTTTGCACAGCACGAATTAGGTGATATTGTCTATGTTGAAATAGAAACCCTCGGGGAGAAATTAAGCCAGCATGAGGTATTTGGTACAGTTGAAGCTGTAAAAACGGTATCTGACCTTTTCCTTCCGCTTACAGGGGAAATTCTGGAATTGAATCCTAAATTAGAAACAAATCCCGAATTGGTCAATTCCGATCCTTATGATGAGGGCTGGATGATTAAAATAAAAATTGAAAACAATACAGAAATTGATGCATTACTGAAATCCGATACCTACGCATCCTTAATAGGTTTATGATATGGAAAATCAAAGCGTAAATATCAAAAAAACAGCCCTTAATGCAATTCATCATGACCTTGGCGGGAAAATGACCCCATTTGCCGGTTATGAAATGCCGGTTCAATATGCAGGTGTAAATCATGAACATGAAACCGTTAGAAATGCTGTAGGTGTTTTTGATGTTTCCCACATGGGGGAGATTCTTATACAGGGAAAAGATGCCCTGGCACTCATTCAGAAAATAAGTTCAAACGATGCCTCAAAGCTTTTTCCTGGAAAAATACAATACAGCTGTATGCCAAATAAAACTGGCGGTATTGTAGATGATCTGCTGATATATATGATGAGTGAAAAGGATTATTTACTGGTGGTAAATGCTTCAAATATCCAAAAAGACTGGGACTGGATAAGTACTATAGCCCTTGATTATTTAGATCTTACCATAACAAACCTTTCCGATATAATTTCCCTACTGGCTGTTCAAGGCCCTTTGGCCGCAAAATCCCTGCAAAAATTGACCAGTATCAATTTGAATGAGATGAAATATTATACGTTTGAAATAGGCGAATTTGCAGGTATTCCAAATGCTATAGTATCTGCCACCGGATATACCGGGGCAGGCGGATTTGAAATATATGTACAGAATAAGTATGCAGAACTATTATGGGATGCCATTTTCGAGGCAGGAAAAGAGTATAACATTGAGCCTATTGGACTCGCTGCCAGGGATACACTGCGATTGGAAATGGGATACTGTTTGTATGGCAATGATATCAATGATACGACTTCGCCATTAGAAGCCGGACTGGAATGGATTACTAAATTCACTAAAGAATTTATTCAAAGTGATTCTCTCAAAATTCAAAAAGAAAATGGAGTAACAAGGAAATTAGTAGGATTTGAAATGACTGGCAAAGGCATTCCCCGTCATGCTTACGAAATTTGGGATGAAAACCAGCAAATTATAGGCACCGTTACCTCGGGTACCATGTCGCCTACTTTAAAAAAGGCTGTAGGAATGGGGTATGTTACTGCTGAAAAATCAAATATTGGCAGTGAGATTTTTATCAATATCAGAAACAAACCAGTTAAGGCAATTATTGTTCAGACTCCTTTTGTTCAAATCTAAATCTTCGAGATATGTTTATTCCTAAATCGCTATATTATACTAAAAATCACTTGTGGTTAAGACAAGTTGGATTATACGATTATTTTGTCGGTATTACTGATTTTGCCCAAAAAGAAA includes:
- a CDS encoding dihydrofolate reductase family protein, with the translated sequence METIIYVAVSANGLILLTSEDNYQIPVELLQDCMGLAHQTGNMVIGLNTYRLFSNNANALEAFKGVEIAVLSSSCEEELEGVTVLKNIDAVREFYKAKGYSKIFVAGGAYTYQSFLKEGHADEFYINYLPILTAAGALLVSHIPADKILEIKENKVIAENIVQLHFTTK
- a CDS encoding NAD(P)H-binding protein; the encoded protein is MKKAVLFGASGFVGSELLLKLLNNPIYEEVTIVVRKPLNSTHSKLRILIGDFNSMPGLIEKISADTVFIALGAIQNSRQNSDEFYQIDHDYPVIAAKILKENGAKSVFLVTAAGANPNSKFRYIKTKGETERDIIALDFEFTHIFRPTMIVGNRKDKRPFEKIGMKIWKLIHPVFIGRQTDYKEIDAKEIAKAMNNASLNQTEKVKIYNWKEMKFYSNSKEQITLV
- a CDS encoding AraC family transcriptional regulator, with product MSEKDTATRSLYDLYIELGVSVDMLDPKAGFAVVNLNDVGFELPYKSPPFRPNYFSFLFVKKGSGQYTIDNQTFLTEPGSIYFTNPSNYRTFEWNTIDEIYLICFDETFLKENVHQDVFNEFSFLLTETVQPKILNVAFYQQIEQLYLQIHKEYLNNSRYKYRIIGSLFVVLLIKIKEYFWEDYNPIYEGNRSSQIVKDFKRTLEQHYRDLSSGKTQTVFRVQDYANTQNLHPNYLSTVIKSKTGKPIATWIADKTISEAKSLLQNSTISIKEIAFLLGFSEAAHFSNYFKKHTNTSPVLYRKEHISN
- a CDS encoding SDR family oxidoreductase; amino-acid sequence: MKKLNNKTAVITGSVRGLGKAIAERYAAMGADIVINYSKDKASADAVLSTIKAMGVKAIAVQADVSKVADLERLFAEAKAAFGKIDIVVANAGIEMVEVPVTEFTEEQFDKVFSINTKGTYFTLQQAAKHIEDNGRIIYIASSTTSFPVPGMAVYGGSKTTPRYLVDILSKEIGHRGVTVNSIIPFAVDHSGIFAEADSYPELRKQLLDSCPMRRLAEVEDVANAAEFFASDLSSFVSGQHLLVNGGATN
- a CDS encoding SDR family oxidoreductase; the protein is MKSLNNKVILVTGASRGIGAAVAKNLAGRGAKIIVNYSGSLQAAEETVNAIKNAGGNAIAVQADVSKSNEVKTLFDKAIAHYGKIDVLVNNAGIMITKLIKDTTDEDFTRQFDINVRGTFNTLREAATRLADNGSIINFSTSVNRIMLPTYSTYVATKAAVEQLTRVMAKEVGARGININSISPGPTNTELFTNGKPQEVIDRLASLSAFNRLGEPEDIAQTVAFLASDDAKWITAQNIGVNGGMA
- a CDS encoding DUF1097 domain-containing protein; its protein translation is MKTFQTAIIFGLFGAAAVSISFAAQWPTWVMFIAWVSYYIFGKNIKNSAFAFIQIILGILMGAMIQLTGIFLGSYLGAIGLPVSIFIFIGSLAYISKIKSLSTIPAWFLGLIVFFGIHPKLEPLSLLELGVPLIFGFIFAFLNDTAVHKIQSAPGH
- a CDS encoding YoaK family protein encodes the protein MFKHLGKKRNLKHNLKIASLLSFVAGMVNVAGFFSVQTLTTNVTGHFAFFVDEIFKLDFFTAFIYFGYIFFFFLGSFSSSFLMELVVRRRENIVHLIPASIEIGILFFIATFGDDLIATFPNLISFTLLYAMGLQNSFVTRISNSIVRTTHLTGLFTDLGIELSQLFFYWEQNKKAELFSSIKLRITIISFFFIGGIIGGVFYSRIGLQVLFLGGFVLLGGLIYDNIKLNLILLKRKFKNRK
- a CDS encoding Crp/Fnr family transcriptional regulator — encoded protein: MKLAMISKFIFNNQYVLNELPQCDKDLLEKVMQSKKYVKNQTIFTEGTLPTGIFYIQTGKVKKYKVDNEGREQIIYIYNSGEFFGYTAILSEQAYGDTAVVIENSVISFIPKDDFFNVLNNSVVFSRLLLKCLSYEFSVMANLMAVLSQRTVRERVALSLLILHDKYKINDDPKDVFITLSRGDLANMVGTVNETLARVLHDFKSENLIWMEGRKIQLMNFQQLTHIANFY
- the gcvH gene encoding glycine cleavage system protein GcvH; this encodes MEIPKNLLYTQDHEWVKIENDTAYIGITDFAQHELGDIVYVEIETLGEKLSQHEVFGTVEAVKTVSDLFLPLTGEILELNPKLETNPELVNSDPYDEGWMIKIKIENNTEIDALLKSDTYASLIGL
- the gcvT gene encoding glycine cleavage system aminomethyltransferase GcvT; translated protein: MKKTALNAIHHDLGGKMTPFAGYEMPVQYAGVNHEHETVRNAVGVFDVSHMGEILIQGKDALALIQKISSNDASKLFPGKIQYSCMPNKTGGIVDDLLIYMMSEKDYLLVVNASNIQKDWDWISTIALDYLDLTITNLSDIISLLAVQGPLAAKSLQKLTSINLNEMKYYTFEIGEFAGIPNAIVSATGYTGAGGFEIYVQNKYAELLWDAIFEAGKEYNIEPIGLAARDTLRLEMGYCLYGNDINDTTSPLEAGLEWITKFTKEFIQSDSLKIQKENGVTRKLVGFEMTGKGIPRHAYEIWDENQQIIGTVTSGTMSPTLKKAVGMGYVTAEKSNIGSEIFINIRNKPVKAIIVQTPFVQI